The following DNA comes from Vicugna pacos chromosome 13, VicPac4, whole genome shotgun sequence.
ACCGAGGGGAGTAACAGGATGTGGGGGCAATGGGCAGTTCCTACATTCTCCCTGCTACATACCCCAGCCAAGGATCTCAGCCCCCAGCTGGGATTCTCCCAGGGTGAGGGGTTGAGTGAGCCCTAGTCATGTGATTCCTGCTTACCTctcagaggctggggtgggggaggggcactcTTGGGCCATTGGGAACAGATACATTGGGATGGCAGACAAGAAAAAGTCCTTCACCTCCATTAGAATCCCACACCCACTCAAACTCCTAGAAGCACCCCACTCCACATAACTGCTCCTTCCCAGAAATGACAGGCCCCTTGGAACGCACAACGGGGTAGCCCCTGCTCCAGTACAATCCTTCTACACCACCCCAAGGGGTTTGCTCAACATCTGGGCCCCATCTAGACAGATATTTGGGCTTCTGAAGAACACAAACAACTGATGTTCATTCACCTGGTCCCAGCCTCTGTCCGAGAAAAGGGGATGCCAGGAAGGGgtgtgcagggctggggagggggaggggaaggaaggaggcttGTGCCTTTGCAGGGCTGGGACTTGCTTGGCTCCAAGGCGAAAGATGGTGGCACCTTGGTGGCCAGGGTGGGGACCCCAGCTTATGTCAGAAATTGGAGCTGAGACAGCCGGGAAGCCAGGGAGCCGGAACCCAGCAAAGGCGATCAGACCACAAGACGCCATGTGCTCAAGCCTATAACaaaccctcctctgcccccaagGCACCTCTCTCGAGTCTGCCCGCTTCGGCTGCCCTCTACCAGACAAGAATTCCCCACACACCTTCTACACAGtgctccacctcctccagatTCCGCAGGGTGATGCGCATGAGGCTGGAGTTGAGCATCAGCTCGTTCTTGTGGGCTGGCCACAGGTATGGCGGTGCAGGGTTCACAAAGAAGATCCTGGTGTCCCCAGTGGACACCTGGTTGTCACAGATGAGGGGGTCTCCAAAGCCGCCAATCACCACTTTGTTGCCTCCGTCCAGCAGGCTCTCCTGGGTCACCACATCTTTGCCCTTCAAGTACCGCCAGACGCGAACCTGGGACGGACATGGGGGGGTGTGCATAGGTATCAGCGATCCTCTTCCCACTGGGGAAAGGGGCCCACAGAGGCCAGAGGCAAACACCAGACTGGCGCCTGGATCTTCTCCTCTTCCCACCTCAGCTGGCTCAGACCAGACATCCAGAGTAGACTCAAATCCTGGGCAGATGTGTCAACCCCCCAAGAAGCAGCTGTAAGGAAGCAGCTGTGTgctcacatgcacacatacatgcacacacacgacGGATGCTACTGTCCATGTATATCACACACTAGGACATGTGGCCTGTAAACATACCTCCTCCCTCAAGAAGGAGCTCCTCCAACCCTCAGGTCTAAGTGACCCCAGCCACCCAATCCCAATAACGTCCATCTCAGCTCGGGCTGGATATGGGAAGGGGACCCACCTGGCCTGGGGTCCTTGCCTTCCAAGCCCCACTCTCCCCATGGACCCACCCACTACTCAGGCCCACACCTGGGCAGAGCCAGGAGCCGCTAAGACAGATGATGAAGTTTCAGGGTGATGGGCTCTGAGCTCAGGGCTCTGGGCCAGCTTGGCTCCGTGCAGCCCTGCGGACAGGCCAAGACACCATCCTCCTCCAGGAGGTGAAAGACCCCTCCTCCTGCAAGGCTCCTACGGTGAGTGCAGTCAAGGCAGCCTGTGAACCACAAAGTCAAGTCTGGgcagcacagggcagccccacccTCAGCACTCCACTCTTGGAGCCCTGAGGGCACTTGATCTGACAAACCAGGGCCTGGGATGCCCACAGCCTACTaggggttgggggcaggtggGTCGCAAGAGCTGCTGGTAGAACGGGCTGCCCCAAAGGAACAGGTCCATGGGGACATGCACCGGGGCATCCTGTCCCTGAAAAGATGCCCCTCTCTTCAGGATCTCTGGGGGGCCAGAACTTTTGGATTGGGGAATGAAAAACAATGGTGGCTTGTCCACCTGCCTGGCCCCTGCTGGGAGCctccgggtggggggggtctGCAGAATCTGCAGGGACTCCTTCCACCCTCCAGTGACCCaagggggggggtgggggtgcggggagcCTTGGCcaactctctctccccaccctcagacaCACAGTAGGCTCTAGAAGGACGATAACCCGCAGGAGAGGGCTGAGCGGCTTTCatagcctccccccaccccagccacaccCAGGAGCAGCGGGGAGGAAGTCGGGAAAATCCTGCAGGGACTTGGCAAAGTGCCCTGGcggtggtggaggggagggggcccgGCAGGGGATCCCAGCTGTAGCCCACACAGGGCAGTCGGAAAGAAGCTACCACCCCTCCCCATCTCCACGAAGGAGGAGTGATTCGATTTCTGGTTGGGGAGGTGGTTTTAGGGGTCCAGCGCAGGTCCAGTCCTGGGTCTTTCGAGCCTTCCCTGGGAACAGATTGTGGGTAAAAACCCACTATATCTATCCCAGGGAGCACCAGGCTCCAACTGAAAGAGAGGCCTGGCAAGCCCCCATCCCTGTGGCCAGGGAAGATCCCGTTCTCCCAGGAGCAGGATGGGGCACCTGCCCCTGCACCCCAACACTTCAGGCTCAGTAACGGCCCCGCCCACTTCTCTGCTCCTGCCCCACACCCTGTCACTGCAGCATGCCCCACCAGGCTCCCTGGGGTGGGAAGATTAAATGtcacccctcctctctcctgatCACTTCTTCTCGCCTCTGGGGAGGGGGCGACAGCACTGACCACAGGCCAAACCCCTACCTCCACCCCAAGCAGAAAGCGTCACCTCCCCTCGTCCTTAATTCCTTTTCTTTGGTTAGTAGGGAGGGGGTGCGGTAGCCGGACATTCTCATTCTCGCTAGGGAAGGCACAGTCCTTTCCAATAAGGGAGTGGGCTTGGGGTGAAGGGGCAGACGTGATCGGGTCCCGGGGCCTGGGCACCGCGAGGTGGGACTGCAGCGGCCCCGCAAGAACTTTGCCTCCGGCACTTGCGAGTTTTCCCGGACCCGGTGCCCCACCCGGGGGTCGGCGGTCGCCAAGGGAGCGACAGCCGGCGCTGCGGAGCGTCTGGGGCTCTTTCCCACGGCCTGGGGCGGGGGTCTCAGCGGGGCGGCAGGCATCGCAAGGGGAGGGCCTCCGGGTTAGGGGCCAGAATCGCGGAGAGGAGAAGCCACCAATCCAGGCTTCTAGGAGGGTTCGGAGAGGGCTCAGGATCCCGGGGGTCCCGGCGGGGGCCCACCTTGCACGAGTACGTGTGCTGCACCGGGTCCACGTTGAGGATCTCCTCCACGGTGCCGGTGAGCACCACGTTCGCCTCCTCCTCGCGCCGCTCCAGCGCGCGCTCCGGGCACGTCCCATCGGCGCCGGTCAGGGCGCGCGCAGCCACCACCAAGAGCAGCAACAGCGGCTGCAGCGGGGCCGGGCCAGACGGCCGCAGGCTGGCCATGGCGCGGGCGGAGGACGGCGGAAGGCGGCCGGAGCAAGCGCACGGGCCGGGCCGCGCCGGGGACGGGACTGGTCAGGACGGGACGCAGCTCCCGGGAGGCGGTGGGAGCGCGGGCGGCGCGGGGGCGGGCCGGGGGCGGGACCTGGGGCAGCACCACCCCCTGCCCGCCGCTCCCCctgcccgcgcccgcgcccgcccccggcccgcccgGCGCCCTGCGACCCGCGCCGGCCGTGAACAAAGCGCCGGGACAGCGGCGCTGGGCGGAGGCCGAGCTGCGGGAAGGAGGGGGCTGGTCTGGGTCGGGCCAAGGTGGGTGGTGGGACTGGCCAGGGCGAGGGCGGACCGGGCGGGGGACGGGGCGGTCCCGAGGGTGCTCTCCCTGCTGCGACGCACCCCCCACGGACGCCCCTCCCCTGCCCGCGCGGACGTTTCCCTCCGCCCCCGCCAGGAAATGCGGATGAAATCGGGTTAATGCATAATCTAGAGGCGACGTGACGGGACTTCTAAGGGGCTCCAGGCTACGCTGGGGCTAGGACGCAGCGGCGGGGGGGGGCTCCCCGGCCGCGGGGAAGGGCTGGTAGATCCGGGGCCCCGCCTACCTTCGCGCCCGGCAGGCCTGCGCCCCTCCCCCGGCGGAAGGAGCCTGACGGGGACCCCAGCCCGTCACTAGAACTAGGGACGGAAACTCGGCCAGCCCGGGACCCCCGGTCGGCTGGGACAAATGCGGACCGGGGGCTGTGGCGATTGGCTACAACAGAGCGCAGACCCGCCCACCTCCCTGTCAGCTCCGGCCCCTTGGCAGGGCGGCGGGCTCCCCCTACAGTCCTGAGGCGGCAATCTAGCGTCAGCGGTAGACAGCCAGCCAcgccccctccccatctccccgcAAGGGGCTTCTCCCCACCGGCAGCCTGGCTAGGTACAGGGGTTAAACTGAGCTCCAAACGGTCCAAATTAGGGGCTGAGCTAGCTGAAGATggtaggggtggggaaggagaggagattCCTTCTGTCCCTCCAGGGCTGGGTCTGCCGCGCACCTCCCCCCACGCAAGCCAACCGCCAGTCTCGAGCCAGAAGCAATGACAGGTGGGCTGCAAAAGAGGCCTTTTTGGAGGAGGGCACTCCCTCGCCTAGATACTAGTGGGGGGGATTCGAAAAAGGAGGGAGGCACTGAGCGTGTGTGCGCACACTTGCAAAGTTGCAGTATGACAACGGTGAGGGTGGGGGCCCAGGAATTGAGGCTGAAGCCATGAGAccaccccatacacacacacctgcatGTCCACATATATCTGTCACAGACAAGCCAGATCTGGGGGTCTCCCAAATCAGGTACAGACACCCACAGACCAGAAAGGGGCCTTCCAGGTCTGTAGCCAAATGACCCTAAAGAGTCTGAAAGCTGAGACCTGAGTGTCCCCAGAGTCATGGACTTTGGCCCAGAGACGTGTACATTCCATCTATCCCTTGCCTGTGTCCAAGGCTGACTCAGCCTGGCTCCTGTGGGGCTCATTTGGGAAACTGGTTTAGAAAGAAGCATCCAGTGTGGAAGTGTTTGTAGTTTTGCCAAATCAGGTGCCCACTCTCTGGGACAAACACTTCCATGTGGACAGGAGGAACCCCTCATTCCAGGTGCCCCTTGCCTGCTGGCCATGGCCTCTCCGTGAGGTGAACACTGAAGGAGGATATATCAGTTGAATTGGCAGCTCGCCCTGATGCCCTGATGGTGAGGTGTGTGTCCGAAGCCCTGACCCCACTTCTCCCCAGGCCAAGCGTAGGCTGAAGGGTCCTGAAGAGCCAAGAGGCCCCATCCCCCAGCTGCTATGGGGGAGCCTCCCTCACAACTCACCCAGGCAGACGTAGGGATTCACCCCCTCACCACTTCCAGGCGGACTCACCTTGTGGCCTTTGGGACCTGACCAGACCTTCCCCTCCCTGTACTATCAGCTCACCcacatggtggggtgggggccagcTGTGCAGGGGCTGACCTTGGCTCAACACGAAGACAGGGATGGGCTCCAGCGGATAtacctctttttatttctctagaaGTTAATTTCCCAAAGATGTGGGGACACATCTTCAATTTCTTCaggggggggtgggaaggtgtCACTATTTTGATCCCATTAGGCTTGTCCCTTAACTTGGCGACCCTAAATGGGTGACCACCCAGCGACCCTGAGTCTActcacctccctctctcctccactcctccCCCAATCTCACCTGAAAGGGTGCAGAATGGAGGGCTGACCACTTGGGGGTGCTGGCGAGGGCAGAATGGACTCTGCTGCATTCAGCTTTGCTACAACTTTATTACCAGCATTCGGTGGGGCGCCCTCCTCACCgccctcctggccctgccccaccccctcgcAGGCGCAGATTCATGTACACGGTGCACCGGGCCGTGAGGCCGTACTCCCCCAGCTGATGCTGGTCCTCCATGGGCTTCCCCTCGAAAGTCAGCCAGAACTGGTCGGCTTGTGCGTGCTCCTTCTGACACACCTGCCGCTTGAGCTCAGCCACCGTCTGGGTCAGCTGGACCTCGTAGGCACTGCTGCGACCCTTGTCGTTCCTCACCAGGATGCTCAGGGGGTCCTCACAGTTCTGCACCATCAGCAGGACTGTATCGCCGGGCTTCAGACCCTGGCGGACCAGGGGCTCCCCGTCCTTCAGCACCTGTTGGCTTTCTGGGTGGGCCAGGCGCTGCTGGAAGGTGGGCACATGGATCTTCTGGGCGATCTGCTGCTTCAGCTCCGATAACAGCATGGAGTCCCTCAGAGTCACCTGGATCTCTCGGCCCTCCAGCATCTTTACCTTCAGGATTCCACCCTGTGGGCATCACACAGGCTCAGAGACCCTGGCGCCAGTCATGGCATTGGCACACATGGCAGTAGCAGTGGAGCAAGCTCTTAGAGCCCGAGGATgctgctccctcctctccaccctccccacccacccggAGGGGGACCCCAGGCACTGGAGAATGCAAGGAGGCATTTCTAGGAGAATAGTGGCCACCCACAACCATGGTGTTGCTTCCCTTCACCCACTAAGATGCCT
Coding sequences within:
- the ISG15 gene encoding ubiquitin-like protein ISG15 isoform X2 translates to MLEGREIQVTLRDSMLLSELKQQIAQKIHVPTFQQRLAHPESQQVLKDGEPLVRQGLKPGDTVLLMVQNCEDPLSILVRNDKGRSSAYEVQLTQTVAELKRQVCQKEHAQADQFWLTFEGKPMEDQHQLGEYGLTARCTVYMNLRLRGGGAGPGGR
- the ISG15 gene encoding ubiquitin-like protein ISG15 isoform X1, which encodes MGGILKVKMLEGREIQVTLRDSMLLSELKQQIAQKIHVPTFQQRLAHPESQQVLKDGEPLVRQGLKPGDTVLLMVQNCEDPLSILVRNDKGRSSAYEVQLTQTVAELKRQVCQKEHAQADQFWLTFEGKPMEDQHQLGEYGLTARCTVYMNLRLRGGGAGPGGR